A genomic region of Desulfovibrio aminophilus contains the following coding sequences:
- a CDS encoding transcriptional regulator, protein MNQMPLADGKYLKPSKETRVLAILDSLASESDLSQYELGRRLKLSGAMINQYLNSLQSERLVEFLPVNGKSFRYVLTPDGDAVRRRMFSDYSSETIRLYSTVKSFIQNRLRGLKTRGVKRLALFGASETCEVVLSALRESDFTVVALLDNDSAKHGRNFHGHVVAHPQVLESLRCDAVVVTSFGKQDEIYEQLKPLCESRGIDIMRF, encoded by the coding sequence ATGAATCAGATGCCGCTCGCTGATGGAAAGTACCTGAAACCCAGCAAGGAGACCCGGGTCCTGGCGATCCTCGACTCCCTGGCCTCGGAGAGCGATCTCTCGCAGTACGAGCTGGGGCGCAGGCTCAAGCTTTCCGGCGCGATGATCAACCAGTACCTGAACAGTCTCCAGTCCGAGCGGCTGGTGGAGTTCCTGCCGGTCAACGGCAAGAGCTTCCGCTACGTGCTCACGCCCGACGGCGACGCCGTGCGGCGGCGCATGTTCTCGGACTATTCCTCGGAAACCATTCGTCTGTACTCCACGGTGAAGTCCTTCATCCAGAACCGCCTGCGCGGGCTCAAGACGCGCGGCGTCAAGCGGCTGGCCCTGTTCGGGGCCTCCGAGACCTGCGAAGTGGTGCTCTCGGCCCTGCGCGAGAGCGACTTCACCGTGGTGGCGCTTCTCGACAACGATTCAGCCAAGCACGGCCGCAATTTCCACGGCCACGTGGTGGCGCACCCCCAGGTGCTCGAATCGCTGCGCTGCGACGCCGTGGTCGTCACCTCCTTCGGCAAGCAGGACGAGATATACGAGCAACTCAAGCCCCTCTGCGAGAGCCGGGGGATCGACATCATGAGATTCTGA
- a CDS encoding N-acetylneuraminate synthase family protein — MNRNQRSITLRSGAKIGPGQPCFVVAEVGNNHQGEFELAKRMIEEAAKAGVQAVKFQKRDVEALLTRAGREAAYTGRNSFGATYGEHREALELSMEQMADLKAYTESLGLVFFASCWDEPSLRGILELDVELLKICSADLVNVPLLRRSAEAGVPIILSTGMSAFEDIDIAMAELRRSHDEIILLHCNSTYPCPEECIGLPVMDSLRERYGVPVGYSGHERGIAPSVASVALGACVVERHFTLDKTMKGTDHQASLEPAELAQMVSMIREVERAVVIKGKKVFPEEQGAAKKLRKSIVFSRDLPAGHVLTEADLTTRSPWVGISPVHWDEVLGATLKRPVKHEEPLQWDILSLIPAVGSNVATS, encoded by the coding sequence ATGAACAGAAACCAGCGGTCCATCACCCTGCGTTCCGGTGCGAAGATCGGTCCCGGCCAGCCCTGTTTCGTCGTGGCCGAGGTCGGCAACAACCACCAGGGCGAGTTCGAACTCGCCAAGCGCATGATCGAGGAGGCCGCCAAGGCCGGAGTGCAGGCCGTCAAGTTCCAGAAGCGGGACGTGGAGGCCCTGCTCACCCGCGCCGGGCGCGAGGCCGCCTACACGGGCCGCAACAGCTTCGGAGCGACCTACGGCGAGCACCGCGAGGCCCTGGAGCTGTCCATGGAGCAGATGGCCGACCTGAAGGCTTACACCGAGTCCCTGGGACTCGTCTTCTTCGCCTCCTGCTGGGACGAGCCCAGCCTGCGCGGCATCCTGGAACTGGACGTGGAGCTGCTCAAGATCTGCTCCGCGGACCTGGTCAACGTGCCGCTCCTGCGCCGCTCCGCCGAGGCCGGGGTGCCGATCATCCTCTCCACGGGCATGAGCGCCTTCGAGGACATCGACATCGCCATGGCCGAGCTGCGCCGCTCCCATGACGAGATCATCCTCCTGCACTGCAACAGCACCTATCCCTGCCCGGAGGAGTGCATCGGCCTGCCGGTCATGGACAGCCTGCGCGAGCGCTACGGCGTGCCCGTGGGCTATTCCGGCCACGAGCGCGGCATCGCCCCCAGCGTGGCCTCCGTGGCCCTGGGCGCCTGCGTGGTGGAGCGCCACTTCACCCTGGACAAGACCATGAAGGGCACCGACCACCAGGCCTCCCTGGAGCCCGCCGAACTGGCCCAGATGGTCTCCATGATCCGCGAGGTGGAGCGGGCCGTGGTCATCAAGGGCAAGAAGGTCTTCCCCGAGGAGCAGGGCGCGGCCAAGAAGCTGCGCAAGAGCATCGTCTTCTCGCGCGACCTGCCCGCCGGGCACGTGCTCACCGAGGCCGACCTGACCACCCGCAGCCCCTGGGTGGGCATCTCGCCCGTGCATTGGGACGAGGTCCTGGGCGCGACGCTCAAGCGGCCGGTGAAGCACGAGGAGCCCCTGCAGTGGGACATCCTCTCCCTGATCCCGGCCGTGGGCAGCAACGTGGCCACCTCCTGA
- a CDS encoding ACT domain-containing protein yields the protein MKPLTLSLAPGRLAVCRLPEDSSPAEVAAALGPGFWALVRTPAELSLVCPEDSAPAAASAETGWRALEVQGPLDFGLTGVLASLAAPLAEAGVSIFAVSTFDTDYVLVRESALETAQDALTRAGHRFR from the coding sequence GTGAAACCGCTCACCCTGTCCCTGGCGCCCGGCCGCCTGGCCGTCTGCCGCCTGCCCGAGGATTCCTCCCCGGCCGAGGTCGCCGCCGCTCTCGGCCCGGGCTTCTGGGCCCTGGTCCGCACCCCCGCCGAGCTTTCCCTGGTCTGTCCCGAGGACTCCGCCCCGGCCGCCGCGTCCGCGGAGACGGGCTGGCGCGCTCTGGAAGTCCAGGGCCCCCTGGACTTCGGCCTGACCGGCGTCCTGGCCTCCCTGGCCGCGCCCCTGGCCGAGGCCGGGGTGAGCATCTTCGCCGTGTCCACCTTCGACACGGACTACGTCCTGGTGCGGGAATCCGCCCTGGAGACGGCCCAGGACGCCCTGACCCGGGCCGGGCACCGCTTCAGATAA
- a CDS encoding chemotaxis protein, with protein sequence MAATDTGILLETGTNELEIIEFFVDESTPDGPSRHHFGVNVAKVLEVVEAPEGLAPSPAASHPSFLGAVPLRDLILPVVDLAVWLGMERQPTRNEPIIVTEFNNTITGFLVSGVTMIHRVNWTDVEPPSHFVANMHGNCITGTLDMDGHFALLLDLELALAELDKTYAAQDQADIPRAEERFRALVADDSTSVRQLLRQNFETANFEVRVVNDGQEAWEALAAIRDQARSEGRPVSDFLDVLVSDVEMPRLDGYTLTRRVKEDKDLSGLPVVLFSSLISKGLRHKGEAVKADDQVTKPEFAMLTERVLAVIRARR encoded by the coding sequence ATGGCCGCCACGGACACGGGCATCCTCCTGGAGACCGGGACCAACGAGCTGGAGATCATCGAGTTCTTCGTGGACGAGTCCACGCCGGACGGGCCGTCGCGGCATCATTTCGGTGTGAACGTGGCCAAGGTCCTGGAGGTGGTCGAGGCCCCGGAAGGCCTGGCCCCGTCCCCGGCCGCCAGCCATCCGAGCTTCCTCGGAGCCGTTCCCCTGCGCGATCTCATCCTGCCCGTGGTGGACCTGGCCGTCTGGCTGGGCATGGAGCGGCAGCCGACCCGCAACGAGCCGATCATCGTCACCGAGTTCAACAACACCATCACCGGTTTTCTCGTCTCCGGCGTGACCATGATCCACCGCGTCAACTGGACCGACGTGGAGCCGCCCAGCCATTTCGTGGCCAACATGCACGGCAACTGCATCACCGGCACCCTGGACATGGACGGCCACTTCGCCCTGCTCCTCGACCTGGAGTTGGCCCTGGCCGAGCTGGACAAGACCTACGCGGCCCAGGATCAGGCCGACATCCCCCGGGCCGAGGAGCGCTTCCGGGCCCTGGTGGCCGACGACTCCACCTCCGTGCGCCAGCTCCTGCGCCAGAATTTCGAGACCGCCAACTTCGAGGTGCGGGTGGTCAACGACGGCCAGGAGGCCTGGGAGGCCCTGGCGGCCATCCGCGACCAGGCCCGGAGCGAGGGGCGGCCGGTGTCGGACTTTCTGGACGTGCTCGTCTCCGACGTGGAGATGCCCCGCCTGGACGGCTACACCCTGACCCGCCGCGTCAAGGAGGACAAGGACCTGTCCGGGCTGCCGGTGGTCCTCTTCTCCTCGCTCATCTCCAAGGGCCTGCGCCACAAGGGCGAGGCGGTCAAGGCCGACGATCAGGTCACCAAGCCGGAGTTCGCCATGCTCACCGAGCGGGTGCTGGCGGTGATCCGCGCCCGGCGCTGA
- the groL gene encoding chaperonin GroEL (60 kDa chaperone family; promotes refolding of misfolded polypeptides especially under stressful conditions; forms two stacked rings of heptamers to form a barrel-shaped 14mer; ends can be capped by GroES; misfolded proteins enter the barrel where they are refolded when GroES binds), whose product MSAKTIHFDEKARAGLRKGVDALAEAVKVTLGPKGRNVVIEKSWGAPIITKDGVTVAKEIDLEDKFENMGAQMVKEVASKTNDVAGDGTTTATVLAQAIFNEGLKLVAAGRNPMSVKRGIDKAVEAVIAELDKISTPTRDRKEIAQVGAISANNDATIGQILSEAMDKVGKQGVITVEEAKSMETALDVVEGMQFDRGYISPYFVTNPEKMACEFEDPYILVSEKKISNMKDLLPVLEQVVRQAKPLVIVAEDVDGEALATLVVNKLRGTLKVCALKAPGFGDRRKAMLQDIAVVTGGKVVSEDLGIKLESITIADLGTAKRMVVEKESATIVDGAGKKDAIKARIAQLEAEIKETSSDYDREKLQERLAKMVGGVAVIKVGAATETEMKEKKARVEDALNATRAAVEEGVVPGGGTALVRCVPALDKLKAGDDDEAAGVDIVRRAIEEPLRQIAHNAGFEGSVVVEKVRTGKGGFGFNAATGQYEDLVKAGIIDPKKVSRVALQNAASVASLLLTTECAVAEKPKEEDEKKK is encoded by the coding sequence ATGTCCGCCAAGACCATTCATTTCGACGAGAAAGCCCGCGCGGGCCTGCGCAAGGGCGTGGACGCCCTGGCCGAGGCCGTGAAGGTCACCCTGGGCCCCAAGGGCCGCAACGTGGTCATCGAGAAGAGCTGGGGCGCGCCGATCATCACCAAGGACGGCGTGACCGTGGCCAAGGAGATCGACCTCGAGGACAAGTTCGAGAACATGGGCGCGCAGATGGTCAAGGAGGTCGCCTCCAAGACCAACGACGTGGCCGGCGACGGCACCACCACCGCCACAGTCCTGGCCCAGGCGATCTTCAACGAGGGCCTCAAGCTCGTGGCCGCAGGCCGCAACCCCATGTCCGTGAAGCGCGGCATCGACAAGGCCGTCGAGGCCGTCATCGCCGAGCTGGACAAGATCAGCACCCCCACCCGCGACCGCAAGGAAATCGCCCAGGTGGGCGCCATTTCCGCCAACAACGACGCCACCATCGGCCAGATCCTGTCCGAGGCCATGGACAAGGTCGGCAAACAGGGCGTGATCACGGTGGAAGAGGCCAAGAGCATGGAGACCGCGCTGGACGTGGTCGAGGGCATGCAGTTCGACCGCGGCTACATCTCGCCCTACTTCGTGACCAATCCCGAGAAGATGGCCTGCGAGTTCGAGGATCCCTACATCCTCGTCAGCGAGAAGAAGATCTCCAACATGAAGGACCTGCTGCCCGTGCTCGAGCAGGTGGTCCGCCAGGCCAAGCCCCTGGTCATCGTGGCCGAGGACGTGGACGGCGAGGCCCTGGCCACCCTGGTGGTCAACAAGCTGCGCGGCACCCTCAAGGTCTGCGCCCTGAAGGCCCCCGGCTTCGGCGACCGCCGCAAGGCCATGCTCCAGGACATCGCCGTGGTCACCGGCGGCAAGGTCGTGTCCGAGGACCTGGGCATCAAGCTTGAGAGCATCACCATCGCGGACCTGGGCACGGCCAAGCGCATGGTCGTGGAGAAGGAATCCGCCACCATCGTGGACGGCGCGGGCAAGAAGGACGCCATCAAGGCCCGCATCGCCCAGCTCGAGGCCGAGATCAAGGAGACCAGTTCCGACTACGACCGCGAGAAGCTGCAGGAACGCCTGGCCAAGATGGTCGGCGGCGTGGCCGTGATCAAGGTCGGCGCGGCCACCGAGACCGAGATGAAGGAAAAGAAGGCCCGCGTGGAGGACGCCCTGAACGCCACCCGCGCCGCCGTGGAAGAGGGCGTCGTGCCCGGCGGCGGAACGGCCCTGGTGCGTTGCGTCCCGGCCCTGGACAAGCTCAAGGCCGGTGACGACGACGAGGCCGCGGGCGTGGACATCGTGCGCCGCGCCATCGAGGAGCCCCTGCGCCAGATCGCGCACAACGCCGGTTTCGAGGGGTCCGTGGTGGTCGAGAAGGTCCGCACCGGCAAGGGCGGCTTCGGCTTCAACGCCGCCACCGGCCAGTACGAGGACCTCGTCAAGGCGGGCATCATCGACCCCAAGAAGGTCAGCCGCGTGGCGCTGCAGAATGCCGCCTCGGTCGCCTCCCTGCTGCTCACCACGGAATGCGCCGTGGCCGAGAAGCCCAAGGAAGAAGACGAAAAGAAGAAGTAG
- the groES gene encoding co-chaperone GroES, producing the protein MSLKPLHDRVLVQRLEGEEKTKGGIIIPDTAKEKPMQAKVVAVGPGKGKAKMTVKKGDMVLIGKYAGNEFKVDGKELVILREEDILAVIEK; encoded by the coding sequence ATGTCTCTGAAACCGCTTCACGACCGCGTGCTCGTTCAGCGCCTGGAAGGCGAGGAGAAGACCAAGGGCGGCATCATCATCCCCGACACCGCCAAGGAAAAGCCCATGCAGGCCAAGGTCGTGGCCGTCGGCCCCGGCAAGGGCAAGGCCAAGATGACCGTGAAGAAGGGCGACATGGTCCTGATCGGCAAATACGCGGGCAACGAATTCAAGGTCGACGGCAAGGAACTGGTCATCCTGCGCGAGGAGGACATCCTCGCCGTGATCGAGAAGTAG
- a CDS encoding C40 family peptidase, producing the protein MAHFPFRSRERREQARAGFLFLILPLAALLLAGCSGLEPMRAYPPAPVCKPTATAPCPPPDSARKASATPTPGTELVSTARTMMGTRYRYGGIAPQSGFDCSGFTRWVFEQHGLDLPRSSVEQFEVGKPVGIESLKPGDLVFFRIRRRNQGLHVGIVTGPGTFIHSPNRGDRVREESFLQPYWVGRYIGARRVAN; encoded by the coding sequence TTGGCGCATTTCCCGTTCCGTTCCCGCGAGCGGCGCGAGCAGGCCCGCGCCGGATTCCTGTTCCTGATCCTGCCCCTGGCGGCCCTGCTGCTCGCGGGCTGCTCCGGTCTGGAGCCCATGCGCGCCTATCCCCCGGCCCCGGTCTGCAAGCCAACGGCCACGGCGCCCTGCCCGCCCCCGGACAGCGCCCGCAAGGCGTCCGCCACGCCGACCCCGGGCACGGAACTCGTCTCCACGGCCCGGACCATGATGGGCACCCGCTACAGATACGGGGGCATCGCGCCCCAGTCCGGCTTCGACTGCTCCGGCTTCACCCGCTGGGTCTTCGAGCAGCACGGCCTGGACCTCCCCCGCTCCTCGGTGGAGCAATTCGAGGTGGGCAAGCCCGTGGGCATCGAGTCGCTCAAGCCCGGGGACCTCGTCTTCTTCCGCATCCGCCGCCGCAACCAGGGCCTGCACGTGGGCATCGTCACCGGGCCGGGCACCTTCATCCACAGCCCCAACCGGGGCGACCGGGTGCGCGAGGAGTCCTTTCTCCAGCCTTATTGGGTCGGCCGCTACATCGGCGCGCGCCGGGTCGCGAATTGA
- a CDS encoding BON domain-containing protein has protein sequence MKRLLLLLIFAMLLFSAAGCTTAYKAAVDERSIGTQTDDEIITAEIKADFLQDELIKYMDFDAAVYDGHAYILGEYESREQIARSVQIARAVDGVRGVTTYMLPKKDDELCGTSDNLLIYAKVKKELIADGDIKSTNVNTKVVQCNVVLLGIVGSQAEAGRAVNHAKGVDGVRSVKSFLRVAR, from the coding sequence ATGAAGCGCCTCCTCTTGCTCCTGATCTTCGCCATGCTCCTCTTCTCCGCCGCCGGCTGCACCACGGCCTACAAGGCCGCCGTGGACGAGCGGAGCATCGGCACCCAGACCGACGACGAAATCATCACCGCCGAAATCAAGGCCGACTTTCTCCAGGACGAGCTCATCAAGTACATGGACTTCGACGCCGCCGTGTACGACGGCCACGCCTACATCCTGGGCGAGTACGAGTCCCGGGAGCAGATCGCCCGCAGCGTGCAGATCGCCCGGGCCGTGGACGGCGTGCGCGGCGTGACCACCTATATGCTGCCCAAGAAGGACGACGAGCTCTGCGGCACCTCGGACAACCTGCTCATCTACGCCAAGGTCAAGAAGGAGCTCATCGCCGACGGGGACATCAAGTCCACCAACGTGAACACCAAGGTCGTCCAGTGCAACGTGGTGCTCCTGGGCATCGTCGGCTCCCAGGCCGAGGCCGGCCGCGCCGTGAACCACGCCAAGGGCGTGGACGGCGTGCGCAGCGTGAAATCCTTCCTGCGCGTGGCGCGCTGA